One part of the Bacteroidia bacterium genome encodes these proteins:
- a CDS encoding molybdopterin-dependent oxidoreductase, giving the protein MPTTTHKTACILCSVNCGLEIHVNEERQFTKILGDKDHPVSQGYICNKATRLNYYQNGKRIQSPLKRQEDGSYAEISWDTAISEIAAKLLEIKEKHGGDTIAYAGGGGQGNHFPGMYASALRKALGTPYFYSAIAQEKTGNFWVHGKLFGKQNAMYEEPIHEAEYVLIIGANPMQAHGVEQARNVINKIYRDKERSLVVIDPRVSDTARKADIHMQVKPGRDAFLMSAMLAVILQEGLEDKAFLDKHTVGFEDTRQHFMEIDVEAYAEISEVPVEMLRQVARDMAKAKTVAIRSDLGIEMSYNSTLNAYLKRLLFLITGNFGKHGTNSLTTWIFPLIGNSKDPEEGGLTTHVTKTRQIAGLFPPNVLPLEIDNDHPQRHRALIVESANPVSSYADAPRQREAYKKLDLMVVIDIAMTETARVADYVLPASSQFEKIEATFFKSDFAQIRRPIFEPLEGTLAEAEIHTRLMKAMGEIPESFPELEAAAAADRKDPSKGIFQMALMKAFYENPKWKHYGIIIMRETLGKHMPHETGDAAFMWFSSHMYAQKYPEAIHNAGIEGKGDALGEKIFQKIINSPSGVVLSNHKYEHEHWQLIAHKDKKVHLHIPILLEWLDDLPETLKKIEAEEAAYPFNLIAGERRTYNANTVIRDPEWRKNDQEGYLKINPVDAEKYGIENGDTVRLFNGVGSVKILARLVKEAKPGVLSMPNGYGLVYEGEEDDYRKIGARTNELTSAHHCDPIAKTPYHKNVRVNLEKISDN; this is encoded by the coding sequence ATGCCTACTACCACCCATAAAACCGCTTGCATCCTTTGTAGTGTCAACTGTGGTCTTGAAATCCATGTAAATGAAGAAAGGCAATTCACCAAAATACTAGGGGATAAAGATCATCCGGTTTCTCAGGGATATATCTGTAATAAAGCTACTCGTTTGAATTATTATCAGAATGGTAAGCGTATTCAAAGCCCTTTGAAAAGGCAGGAAGATGGAAGCTATGCAGAGATTAGCTGGGATACAGCAATCTCAGAGATCGCTGCAAAATTGCTTGAAATCAAAGAAAAGCATGGGGGAGACACCATCGCCTATGCAGGTGGTGGCGGACAGGGAAATCACTTTCCCGGGATGTATGCATCAGCTCTACGAAAAGCTTTAGGAACTCCCTATTTCTATTCGGCTATAGCTCAGGAAAAAACAGGAAATTTCTGGGTACACGGAAAACTCTTTGGTAAGCAAAATGCGATGTATGAAGAGCCCATCCACGAAGCTGAATATGTGTTGATTATAGGGGCAAATCCCATGCAGGCACATGGGGTAGAGCAGGCTAGAAATGTGATAAATAAAATCTATCGGGATAAAGAGAGAAGTCTGGTAGTCATTGATCCCCGTGTATCAGATACGGCCAGGAAGGCAGATATTCACATGCAGGTTAAGCCGGGACGGGATGCATTTTTGATGTCGGCTATGCTGGCAGTCATTTTACAGGAAGGGCTGGAGGACAAAGCTTTTTTGGATAAGCATACGGTAGGATTTGAAGATACGCGTCAGCATTTCATGGAAATAGATGTTGAAGCCTATGCTGAGATCTCTGAGGTGCCTGTAGAAATGCTTAGACAGGTTGCCAGAGATATGGCCAAAGCGAAAACAGTAGCCATACGCTCAGATTTGGGGATAGAAATGAGTTACAATAGTACGCTCAATGCATACCTTAAACGCTTACTATTTCTCATTACCGGGAACTTTGGCAAGCATGGCACCAACAGCCTCACTACCTGGATTTTCCCCTTGATCGGGAATTCTAAAGATCCTGAAGAAGGCGGTTTAACTACCCATGTAACCAAGACCCGCCAGATCGCAGGTCTATTTCCTCCCAATGTATTGCCCCTGGAAATTGATAATGATCATCCCCAAAGACATAGAGCGCTGATTGTAGAAAGTGCAAATCCTGTTTCCTCCTATGCAGATGCTCCTCGTCAAAGAGAGGCTTATAAAAAGCTGGACTTGATGGTTGTGATCGATATTGCCATGACAGAAACAGCTCGGGTAGCGGATTATGTGCTACCTGCCAGCAGTCAATTTGAAAAAATTGAAGCTACCTTCTTTAAGAGTGATTTTGCTCAGATCAGAAGGCCGATATTTGAACCCCTGGAAGGGACCTTAGCCGAAGCCGAAATTCATACTAGACTTATGAAGGCAATGGGGGAAATTCCAGAATCCTTTCCGGAACTGGAAGCCGCCGCTGCTGCAGATCGCAAAGATCCTTCTAAAGGAATTTTCCAAATGGCATTGATGAAGGCCTTTTATGAGAATCCCAAGTGGAAACATTATGGTATCATTATTATGCGCGAAACTTTGGGAAAACATATGCCTCATGAAACAGGAGATGCCGCATTTATGTGGTTTTCTTCCCATATGTATGCCCAAAAGTATCCAGAAGCCATTCACAATGCCGGGATAGAGGGAAAAGGAGATGCTTTGGGGGAAAAGATCTTTCAGAAAATAATCAATAGTCCCTCTGGCGTAGTTCTCAGCAATCATAAATATGAACATGAGCATTGGCAATTGATCGCGCATAAAGACAAGAAGGTTCATCTTCACATTCCGATATTATTAGAATGGTTGGACGATCTACCGGAAACCTTAAAAAAGATCGAGGCCGAAGAAGCAGCTTATCCCTTCAATTTGATTGCTGGGGAGAGGAGAACATATAATGCCAATACGGTAATTCGGGATCCGGAGTGGAGGAAAAACGACCAGGAAGGATACTTGAAAATAAACCCTGTCGATGCAGAGAAGTATGGCATTGAAAACGGAGATACCGTTCGTTTATTCAATGGAGTAGGTTCTGTAAAGATCCTGGCTCGTCTGGTGAAGGAAGCCAAACCGGGGGTATTATCCATGCCGAATGGGTATGGCCTGGTCTATGAAGGAGAGGAGGATGACTATAGAAAGATTGGCGCCAGAACCAATGAACTAACTTCTGCACATCATTGTGATCCTATTGCCAAAACCCCCTATCACAAGAATGTGAGGGTAAATCTGGAAAAAATCAGTGATAACTGA
- a CDS encoding PrsW family glutamic-type intramembrane protease has translation MELVELTALALAPVVFLFTYVYLSDKYEREPLIYLVITFFLGVATALPVVYIGGYLQQITGLSPSHDSNFELFLYTFFIVAMTEEGMKFLVLRFYNYPHEEFDEPYDGIMYGVAVSLGFAAIENLLYVFEAEGDGFEIGILRMFTAVPAHAMFGVLMGFFVGKAKFLKDGKGALGTTMLGLFSAMFFHGVYDFLLYQESEYLTLFAFIALAVGIILAKIAMHTHAEDSPHKFKGPWNP, from the coding sequence ATGGAACTTGTGGAGTTGACTGCATTGGCGCTTGCCCCGGTTGTATTTCTTTTCACTTATGTTTACCTGAGTGATAAGTATGAGCGTGAACCCCTAATTTACCTGGTCATCACTTTTTTCCTGGGAGTTGCCACAGCCCTCCCGGTAGTTTATATCGGAGGCTATCTGCAGCAAATTACCGGTCTCTCTCCAAGTCATGACTCCAATTTCGAACTTTTCCTCTATACCTTCTTCATTGTAGCGATGACAGAAGAAGGGATGAAGTTTCTTGTTTTGAGGTTTTATAACTATCCCCATGAGGAATTTGACGAACCTTATGATGGCATCATGTATGGAGTAGCTGTCTCTCTGGGTTTTGCTGCCATTGAGAATCTGCTTTATGTATTTGAAGCAGAAGGAGATGGATTTGAAATAGGCATACTTCGAATGTTTACGGCTGTCCCGGCACATGCCATGTTTGGGGTATTGATGGGATTCTTTGTGGGCAAAGCAAAGTTTCTCAAAGACGGCAAAGGAGCGCTGGGAACTACCATGTTGGGCTTGTTCAGTGCCATGTTTTTTCATGGAGTTTATGATTTCCTTTTGTATCAGGAATCCGAATACCTGACCTTGTTTGCCTTCATCGCATTGGCAGTAGGAATAATTCTGGCGAAAATTGCGATGCATACCCATGCAGAAGATTCGCCCCACAAATTTAAAGGTCCCTGGAATCCCTAA
- a CDS encoding TIGR02757 family protein, translated as MSLIAPEDLKSFLDQQHDRYNTPDFILEDPVSIPHEFSKKEDIEISGFFSALIAWGRRDIIIRNARKLMERMEWAPFDFVLNAEEEELDALSDYVHRTFNGEDLKALILGLRRVYQEEEGLEGIFSKGIKAEDSDIGHAIIHARTVLSSSESFPKRSHKHLANPAKGSSAKRISMYLRWMVRKDDRGVDFGIWEGIRMDQLICPLDVHTGTIARKLGILQRKQNDWKAACELTNALKEFDPQDPVKYDYALFGLGAYNEL; from the coding sequence ATGTCCCTGATTGCTCCTGAAGATCTCAAGTCTTTCCTAGATCAACAACATGACAGATATAATACGCCTGACTTCATATTAGAAGATCCGGTGTCTATTCCGCATGAGTTCAGCAAGAAGGAAGATATAGAAATCTCGGGCTTTTTTTCCGCCCTGATTGCCTGGGGCAGAAGAGATATCATCATTCGCAATGCTCGTAAACTTATGGAGCGCATGGAATGGGCGCCTTTTGATTTCGTTTTGAATGCAGAAGAGGAAGAACTGGATGCTTTATCTGATTATGTTCACCGTACTTTCAATGGCGAAGATTTGAAAGCCTTGATTTTGGGATTAAGAAGGGTTTATCAGGAAGAAGAAGGTTTGGAAGGTATCTTTAGCAAGGGCATTAAGGCCGAGGATAGCGATATCGGCCATGCCATCATTCATGCCAGAACAGTTCTCAGTTCAAGTGAATCTTTCCCCAAAAGAAGCCACAAACATCTGGCGAATCCAGCAAAAGGTTCTTCGGCCAAACGGATCAGTATGTATTTACGCTGGATGGTCCGCAAAGACGATAGAGGAGTTGATTTTGGCATCTGGGAAGGTATTCGCATGGATCAACTGATTTGCCCTCTGGATGTACATACGGGAACCATTGCCCGTAAACTGGGGATTCTGCAGCGAAAACAAAATGACTGGAAGGCAGCATGTGAATTGACCAATGCACTTAAAGAATTTGACCCACAGGATCCGGTCAAGTATGATTATGCTCTATTTGGATTGGGCGCTTATAATGAGCTTTGA
- a CDS encoding tetratricopeptide repeat protein encodes MKGINKHIYLFLLMLMPAILWAVDPDSQFELANEAYANKAYDQAIELYEGIVKEGKESAFLFYNLGNAHYKFGNVAESILNFERALRINPTFEDAKHNLRMANLRVIDNIDPLPELMLVSWTKNFYQGLSSRQWAYVSIALFWLALISGAVFLFVNVSAAKRIGFFGGLILLLLGLISTSLSFARQKSELNTQFGIISESTAYIKNAPSGDQDLLVLHEGAKVEILEASGNWTKVRILGVGIDVVGFVKSAEITGI; translated from the coding sequence TTGAAAGGCATAAACAAACATATCTATCTTTTCCTCCTGATGCTGATGCCCGCTATTTTGTGGGCAGTTGATCCTGATAGTCAATTTGAATTGGCTAATGAAGCCTATGCAAATAAAGCTTATGATCAAGCCATAGAATTATATGAGGGCATCGTCAAGGAAGGAAAAGAATCTGCTTTCCTCTTTTATAATTTGGGCAATGCTCATTATAAGTTTGGAAATGTAGCAGAGTCTATTTTGAATTTCGAACGGGCTTTACGGATCAATCCTACCTTCGAGGACGCCAAGCACAATTTGCGTATGGCCAATCTGAGGGTAATTGATAACATTGATCCGCTACCTGAACTGATGTTGGTTTCCTGGACCAAAAACTTTTACCAGGGACTTTCTTCACGTCAATGGGCCTATGTTTCCATAGCTTTATTCTGGCTTGCCTTGATATCAGGAGCTGTTTTTCTTTTTGTAAATGTTTCGGCAGCCAAAAGGATAGGCTTTTTCGGGGGCTTAATACTTCTTCTTTTAGGATTGATCAGTACAAGCCTGAGTTTCGCCCGACAAAAATCGGAACTCAATACACAGTTTGGAATCATCTCAGAAAGCACTGCTTACATAAAAAATGCACCCTCTGGAGATCAAGACCTTTTGGTGCTACATGAAGGAGCCAAAGTGGAAATTCTGGAAGCTTCCGGGAACTGGACAAAAGTCAGAATTCTGGGAGTCGGTATAGATGTGGTAGGCTTTGTAAAGTCTGCAGAAATCACAGGCATTTAG
- a CDS encoding BatD family protein, with protein sequence MKRIHYVFFLISSLLLLSSVEVTAQNFRAAIRKNKMAVNERFQLSFQAENIEAQSISYPKFDGFQIVMGPSTSTQQSYQNVGGKISQSVTVMYNFVLSPRKKGTYKIAAATLTDRQGKTYKTNPITITVTDAPQASNNTNAAGAANRQQAIEAELKQLIFLRAFVSKKKLYQGDQFVVTYKLYHAPEIAGRLNSLELEEAPGYEGFWAEKVDLKNSQPALEVVKNRRFYVSVLKQDILIPQKSGKLKIDPLTVSMIVPIPKQRTRRKRDPLDPFADLDDLFQSPFGRHENYKFLAKNTPISIDVDALPAGKPASFSGLVGKLSMDVSLNHDTVDAGEAVTLSIKYSGEGNLPKIQPPKLTFPADFEVYDPKTKERVSRLGGKLTGSRTFDYLIIPRIPGDYEIPKVEVAFFDPKSRKYKTLSKERFPLTVTGDAPAEISSQGRNLNKEDVELLGQDIRHIRTSQAGFVDTDSFFLGSGGFWALLLAPFLGFLILLVWDKRRKDQKADVVGTRSKKASKQAKKRLSTAQQYIKDSNERSFFDEVSRVLWGYAGDKLALGQSDLSREQVSSMLQEKGASGSSVEELKAIMDHCEFAIFAPSSAEVGMQATYDRALELIVKLEKELQA encoded by the coding sequence ATGAAAAGGATCCATTACGTATTCTTCCTCATAAGTTCCCTCCTGTTACTTTCATCTGTGGAGGTAACTGCCCAAAATTTTCGTGCTGCCATTAGAAAGAACAAAATGGCGGTTAACGAGCGATTCCAATTGAGTTTTCAAGCTGAAAATATTGAAGCTCAGTCGATCAGCTATCCCAAATTCGATGGTTTTCAGATCGTCATGGGCCCCTCAACTTCAACTCAACAGAGTTATCAAAATGTGGGAGGCAAAATCTCTCAATCTGTAACGGTCATGTACAATTTTGTATTATCTCCCCGTAAAAAGGGAACTTACAAAATTGCTGCAGCTACTTTAACTGACAGACAGGGCAAAACATACAAAACAAATCCCATTACGATTACGGTTACAGATGCTCCGCAAGCTTCCAATAATACAAATGCAGCAGGCGCAGCAAATCGTCAACAGGCAATAGAAGCAGAACTGAAACAATTGATCTTCCTGCGGGCATTTGTCAGCAAAAAGAAACTCTACCAGGGAGATCAGTTTGTTGTAACCTATAAGCTCTATCACGCTCCGGAAATAGCGGGTAGACTCAATAGCCTCGAATTGGAAGAAGCTCCGGGCTATGAAGGCTTTTGGGCAGAAAAGGTAGATCTGAAGAATTCTCAGCCTGCATTGGAAGTGGTAAAGAACCGACGTTTCTATGTCAGTGTTTTGAAACAGGATATTCTTATTCCTCAAAAGTCAGGCAAGCTGAAAATTGATCCCCTCACAGTCTCTATGATCGTTCCTATTCCAAAGCAAAGGACGAGAAGAAAAAGAGATCCCCTGGATCCATTTGCAGATTTGGATGATCTGTTTCAATCTCCATTTGGGAGACATGAGAACTATAAATTTCTGGCAAAAAATACGCCCATCAGTATAGATGTAGATGCATTACCTGCCGGTAAACCTGCAAGCTTTAGTGGATTGGTAGGAAAACTGAGCATGGATGTAAGCCTGAATCATGATACTGTGGATGCGGGTGAAGCCGTTACCTTAAGCATTAAGTACAGTGGCGAAGGTAATCTGCCAAAAATACAGCCACCCAAATTGACCTTTCCGGCTGATTTTGAGGTTTATGATCCCAAAACCAAAGAAAGAGTTTCTCGCTTGGGAGGTAAATTAACAGGATCAAGAACTTTCGACTACCTCATCATTCCCAGGATACCGGGAGATTATGAGATCCCCAAAGTTGAGGTTGCCTTTTTCGACCCTAAAAGCAGAAAATACAAGACCCTAAGCAAAGAACGCTTTCCCTTAACTGTAACCGGAGATGCTCCTGCTGAAATCAGCTCTCAGGGAAGAAATCTGAATAAAGAAGATGTGGAATTGCTGGGGCAGGACATTAGACATATACGTACGAGTCAAGCCGGTTTCGTTGATACAGATTCCTTCTTTTTGGGCTCGGGTGGATTCTGGGCATTATTGCTTGCGCCCTTTTTAGGTTTTCTCATTCTCCTTGTTTGGGATAAACGCCGTAAGGACCAAAAAGCAGATGTGGTAGGAACCCGTAGCAAAAAGGCCAGTAAACAGGCAAAGAAAAGACTCTCAACTGCCCAGCAGTATATCAAAGATTCCAATGAACGTTCCTTTTTTGATGAAGTTAGCAGGGTTCTTTGGGGATATGCGGGTGATAAACTGGCACTTGGCCAGTCAGATCTTTCTCGTGAGCAGGTTTCCAGTATGTTGCAGGAGAAAGGAGCCAGTGGCAGCTCTGTGGAAGAATTGAAAGCCATTATGGATCATTGCGAGTTTGCGATATTCGCTCCCTCTTCCGCAGAGGTGGGGATGCAGGCAACCTATGACAGAGCCCTGGAATTGATCGTTAAATTGGAAAAGGAATTACAGGCATAA
- a CDS encoding tetratricopeptide repeat protein, with amino-acid sequence MMKYIFSILILALFAHTSFAQLIDREKSNLRQGNRAYESEDYASAAEKYQAAIGENAASQKGLFNLGDALYEQKNFEESARYFDMAAQLANDKALRSEAYHNLGNAYMAQEKYKESVEAYKNALRNNPQDNDTKYNLMYALNKLQQQQQQQQQQNQDQNQDQNQDQQQENEDQQKQDQQQKDQQQKEQQQDKNEDGKPQEMKKDQGKAANEMTREEAEQLLEMLKNQEEKLQEKIQKKKAPKKKVPSEKDW; translated from the coding sequence ATGATGAAGTATATATTTAGCATACTTATCCTGGCCCTTTTTGCCCATACAAGTTTCGCTCAATTGATCGATAGAGAAAAATCGAATCTAAGACAGGGAAACCGGGCTTATGAGTCGGAAGACTATGCTTCGGCAGCAGAAAAATACCAGGCAGCAATCGGAGAGAATGCTGCTAGCCAGAAAGGCTTGTTTAATCTGGGCGATGCTTTATACGAACAGAAAAATTTCGAAGAATCTGCCCGCTATTTTGATATGGCTGCTCAATTGGCCAATGATAAAGCGCTGCGATCAGAAGCGTATCACAATCTGGGCAATGCCTATATGGCTCAGGAAAAGTACAAGGAAAGTGTAGAGGCCTATAAGAATGCCTTGCGCAACAATCCTCAGGACAATGATACCAAATACAACCTGATGTATGCCCTGAATAAGCTTCAGCAGCAACAACAGCAGCAGCAGCAGCAAAATCAGGATCAGAATCAGGACCAGAACCAGGATCAGCAACAAGAAAATGAAGATCAACAGAAGCAGGACCAGCAGCAGAAGGATCAGCAGCAGAAAGAACAACAGCAGGATAAAAATGAGGATGGTAAACCCCAGGAGATGAAAAAGGATCAGGGAAAGGCTGCCAATGAAATGACACGGGAAGAGGCCGAGCAGTTATTGGAAATGCTTAAAAATCAGGAAGAAAAGTTGCAGGAGAAAATTCAGAAGAAAAAAGCTCCGAAAAAGAAAGTTCCTTCTGAAAAAGACTGGTAG
- a CDS encoding VWA domain-containing protein: MLRFQHIEALYLLIGLIPLLGFFLLFMWGRKKAITNMGESSLVSRLMPGKPEFKHQWKFALIALAYTSLVIALANPQLGKSYEKVKRSGIDLMVAVDVSNSMLSDDEKPNRLERAKLFVKRLIDELPGDRIGIVSFAGNAVLQVPITSDYAAAQTLLKTVSPRLIPRQGTAIGEAIRIADKGLGTGDNKFKAILIISDGENHEGDALLAAEEVSEKGIVIHTMGVGTSRGGPIPVYNRNGDKDFKRDRQGSVVFTKLNEGMLKEVAVKGKGEYFHLQQGLREVDELVAEFDTMEKQEFEERVFADYEDQFQWFLGFAILLLTLEYFISERRNVRFTDWTIFKT, encoded by the coding sequence ATGTTAAGATTTCAACATATAGAAGCCTTATACCTCCTGATAGGATTAATCCCTTTGTTGGGATTCTTTCTCCTATTTATGTGGGGAAGGAAAAAGGCTATTACCAATATGGGTGAGTCGAGCCTGGTAAGCCGACTGATGCCAGGGAAACCTGAATTTAAGCATCAGTGGAAATTTGCGCTCATTGCTCTGGCTTATACTTCTCTTGTGATTGCTCTGGCTAATCCTCAATTGGGGAAAAGTTATGAGAAAGTAAAAAGGAGCGGAATCGATCTGATGGTTGCTGTAGATGTTTCCAATAGCATGTTGTCAGACGATGAGAAGCCCAATCGCCTGGAAAGAGCCAAATTATTTGTGAAGCGCCTGATTGATGAATTGCCCGGTGATAGAATTGGCATAGTTTCCTTCGCAGGTAATGCCGTTTTACAAGTGCCGATTACTTCTGATTATGCTGCTGCCCAGACCTTGTTGAAAACAGTGAGTCCTCGTTTGATTCCCCGCCAGGGAACTGCCATTGGTGAGGCTATCCGGATAGCAGATAAAGGACTGGGAACGGGAGACAATAAATTCAAAGCAATTTTGATCATCTCAGATGGAGAGAATCATGAAGGTGATGCGCTTCTGGCTGCCGAAGAGGTAAGCGAAAAAGGAATCGTCATCCATACCATGGGAGTCGGGACCAGCCGTGGAGGCCCCATTCCGGTTTATAACAGAAATGGCGATAAAGATTTTAAGCGGGATCGTCAGGGATCAGTTGTATTTACCAAACTCAATGAGGGGATGTTGAAAGAGGTGGCTGTGAAAGGCAAAGGAGAATACTTTCATTTACAGCAAGGATTAAGAGAAGTAGATGAGTTGGTTGCAGAATTTGATACCATGGAAAAACAAGAGTTTGAAGAAAGGGTGTTTGCGGATTATGAAGATCAGTTTCAGTGGTTTCTTGGCTTTGCCATCCTCTTATTGACCCTCGAATATTTTATCTCGGAAAGAAGGAATGTCCGTTTTACGGATTGGACCATATTTAAGACATAA
- a CDS encoding VWA domain-containing protein — protein MMNFLQRIEFEHPEMLLLLALPLLYILWQIFRYKKLYPTLSLPILAGLEAHRKPFRGFLKKYLFIFRALAVVFMVVALARPRTSLNEENIETEGIDIILSLDISGSMNALDFRPDRLEAAKAKALEFITQRPNDRIGLVVFAGESYTQCPLTTDTAMVKKLLVEVQQGIIEDGTAIGMGLANAVLRLKESDAKSRVVILLTDGVNNSGQIDPNTAVETALQYGVRVYTIGVGSNGTAPFAMKTPFGQTVTRQVEVELDETLLRSIAEKTGGKYFQARNNRALGDVYAEIDRLEKTRMQVTRTTRHTEEFHWFLIIGGIILLFEMILRYAIVRSIP, from the coding sequence ATGATGAATTTTTTGCAAAGAATCGAATTTGAGCATCCTGAGATGCTTTTGCTGTTGGCACTGCCGCTGCTATATATTCTATGGCAGATATTCCGCTATAAAAAACTCTATCCGACCTTGAGTCTTCCCATTTTGGCCGGTCTGGAAGCGCATCGAAAACCCTTTAGAGGATTCTTGAAAAAGTACCTCTTTATATTTCGGGCCCTGGCAGTGGTATTTATGGTAGTAGCCCTGGCAAGACCACGCACCAGTCTGAATGAAGAAAATATAGAAACCGAAGGCATAGATATAATTCTTTCTCTGGATATATCCGGAAGTATGAATGCACTTGACTTTCGCCCGGATAGACTGGAAGCTGCAAAAGCCAAAGCCCTTGAGTTTATCACCCAAAGACCCAATGATAGAATTGGTCTGGTTGTTTTTGCAGGAGAAAGCTATACGCAATGTCCGCTAACCACGGATACGGCTATGGTAAAGAAGTTATTGGTTGAGGTGCAACAGGGAATTATAGAGGATGGAACAGCAATTGGTATGGGGTTGGCGAATGCGGTATTACGATTGAAAGAAAGTGATGCCAAAAGCCGTGTAGTGATCCTCCTTACTGATGGAGTAAATAATAGTGGACAGATTGATCCCAATACTGCTGTAGAAACGGCTTTACAATACGGCGTCAGGGTATATACAATTGGAGTAGGTAGTAATGGAACCGCTCCTTTTGCTATGAAAACTCCCTTCGGACAAACGGTAACCCGACAAGTGGAGGTGGAACTGGATGAGACCCTCTTGAGAAGTATAGCAGAAAAAACCGGAGGCAAATACTTTCAAGCCAGAAATAATCGCGCATTGGGCGATGTTTATGCAGAAATTGATAGACTGGAGAAAACCCGTATGCAGGTTACCCGCACAACCAGACACACAGAAGAATTTCATTGGTTCCTGATCATTGGAGGGATAATACTCCTCTTCGAGATGATCCTTAGATATGCTATAGTAAGAAGTATACCCTGA
- a CDS encoding DUF58 domain-containing protein — protein MSKNTTDRTTELLKKVRKIELKTRDLSNQIFSGGYHSAFKGRGMSFSEVRAYEYGDDVRNIDWNVTARMKQPHVKVFEEEREITVMLLIDISPSTFFGTQVNRDGEPKMKEELMAEIGAVLAFSAINNNDKVGAILFTDRVEKFVPPKKGKNHILRIIREMIDTRPEGQGTDLAEVLRYLTNMLKKRSIVFVLSDYMNQGPDYTDALSIARRRHDVVGLHIYDDHEVELPNMGLVRVQDAESGKHAWIDTAQESTRKSYSDWYRNNLERTKNIFLRSGADFSSINTRESYIQALMTLFSKREKRR, from the coding sequence ATGTCAAAAAATACGACTGATCGTACCACCGAGCTTTTAAAAAAGGTCCGAAAGATAGAACTAAAGACCCGAGATTTATCCAATCAAATCTTTTCGGGAGGCTATCATTCTGCCTTCAAGGGTAGGGGAATGTCCTTTAGTGAAGTTCGGGCCTATGAGTATGGGGATGATGTGCGGAACATTGATTGGAATGTGACGGCACGAATGAAGCAACCTCATGTGAAGGTTTTTGAGGAAGAAAGGGAAATCACGGTTATGCTGCTCATCGATATCAGTCCATCTACTTTTTTTGGAACCCAGGTAAACAGGGACGGGGAACCCAAAATGAAGGAGGAACTGATGGCCGAAATTGGGGCTGTACTGGCCTTCTCAGCCATTAACAATAATGATAAAGTGGGGGCGATTCTATTTACAGATCGCGTTGAGAAATTTGTACCTCCTAAAAAAGGTAAAAACCACATTCTCAGGATAATACGTGAGATGATTGATACCCGGCCAGAAGGGCAGGGGACCGATTTGGCCGAAGTGCTTCGCTACCTCACCAATATGCTCAAGAAGCGTAGTATCGTATTTGTCTTGTCCGATTATATGAATCAGGGTCCGGATTATACAGATGCTCTGAGTATCGCCAGAAGGCGACATGATGTGGTCGGCTTGCATATTTATGATGACCATGAGGTAGAGCTTCCCAATATGGGTTTAGTCAGGGTTCAGGATGCCGAATCCGGCAAACATGCATGGATAGATACGGCCCAGGAATCTACGCGAAAAAGCTATTCAGACTGGTACCGCAATAACCTGGAGCGAACAAAAAATATTTTCCTCCGTTCAGGAGCAGATTTCTCCAGCATCAATACGCGGGAGTCCTATATTCAGGCCCTCATGACTCTTTTCAGCAAAAGAGAAAAGCGCAGATAA